The DNA region TGTCGGTGTGGTGGTCATCCGACCCCTGCCTCCGACCCCCGAAGATCAATAAGTATAGGCGCGTCTTGCCTGATGGAAAGGGGTTCTGCAGGGTGGATCAGGCGGCGCCGGTTCGGGACGGTCGTCGGCGTCTGCGGCCCGCGGCACTCACCGTGCGTTGTGAGCGGTGTCGAATCCGGTCACGGCTCAGACCGCTCCACCGCATCCGCCCGGCGGTGCCGGCGGCGGCACCGGCGTCCCATTGTCGATGACGCACTCGGCGCCGTTGGGGCCGCCGTTGGTGCCGGCCAGTCCGTTCGGGTTGCCGTAGAGCGGGATACCCCACTGGCGGGTGTGCCAATAGCTGCCGTCGGGGTAGCGTTCGCCGTCGCAGAAACCCATCCAAATGGGGGATCCCATCGAACCGCCCGCGCATTCGCCGGTCGACGGGTTCGGGATATGCGGGTCGGCTGCCGCGGTGGGGCCGCCCCCGATTGCGACGGCGGCCGCAATACCTGCGGTCAGTGCTATGCGGATTGATTTCATACCGATCATCACCATTCGCTCGATTCCGTTGTAGGAGTTGAGAAACCCGTTCCGACGGGCGCAGCTCAGGGGTAGGTGGTGACCTGGTGACATTCTCGGGTGACGACGTCGCACTGGACCGGGTTGGTGGTCCAACCGCCGTAGGTTCCCGGTGTGTTCCAGGTGGGCATGAGTGGGCCGTGGTACGGCGGGGTGCCCTCGCAGTTCCAGTCGCCCTGGAACAGGCAGCGTGGTGCCGCCTCGGCCGCGGGAGTGGCAGCCGGGAAGCCGGCGCCGACGGCCGCACCCACCGCCGCGACTAGTGCATATCTGGCAATCCGGTTCATCGTGAACACCTCCACGACCGGTATATCGGGTCGCACCGACAAGTCGCCACTGTCAGATGCCGTGGCAACCGTCTTTGAGTACCAGTTCGACGACCACCATGGCTTCGTCGTAGTCGTCGTAGATGTTCCGGTCGAGCAGGGTCAACGCCAGATCGACGGGTTGCATCTGCGGGTGCTTGTGGTGCAGTGAGCAGATGAGGGGCTCGGCGATGCGCGCCTGTGGGGTGGCCAGCGGCGGGACCGAGGTGGCGATGGCGGGCGGTGGCGCCGGGGCGGGCACCGTCACGGTAGGAGGAGGGGCAGGTTGGGTGACCGTCACCGTTGCCGGCGGCTCGGGCGGGGTCGGCGCTAACGCGACGTCGGGCGTGCGAGCCGACGCGGGGCCGGCGGTGTCCGGCGTCGGTGCGGTGCTGCGGCCGAGGAAGAACGCCGCGGCCGCCACCGCCCCAGCCGCCAACAGCACGAGCGCGACGATCCACGCCGGCCGGAGCCGCGGCGGCTGGTAGTCGACGACCGGTATCGATGTGGTGTGGTCGCTGTACGCGAGGGGGCCGTCGGCGACCGTGTGCGCCGGGTCCAGCTCGGTGGTGGGCAGCGGCTCATCGGCGGGCGCTGCAGCGGTGGCGTCGTCGTCGGACATGGCCGAACCGTATCCGGTGGTTACGACGCTTATCGTTCGCCGTCGACGACGGGAGCGCATCAGCGTCAGCGCGGCGGGGGCGGCCCGGAAGGGTCACCAGCCCCGCTCGCGCCACTCCGCCAGATGCGGCCGCTCGGCGCCCAGTGTGGTGTCGTCGCCGTGGCCGGGATAGACCACGGTGTCGTCGCCGAACCGGTCGAACAACTTGCGGCTGACATCCCCGAGCAGGCGCTCGAAATCGCCTTCCTGCCACGTCTTCCCGACACCACCCGGAAACAGGCAGTCGCCGGTGAACAGCTGCGTCACCCCGCCGGTGGCCGCACCGTCCAACGCCAGCGCCACCGATCCCTCGGTGTGGCCCTGCAGATGGATCACGTCGAAACTCAGGTCACCGACGGTCACGGTGTCCCCGTCGGCCAGGATGCGGTCCGGTGTCACCGGCAGCGGCTCGGCGTCCAGGGCGTGCGCCGCGGTCGGCGCCCCGGTGGCCTCGACCACCGCGGTCAGCGCCTGCCAGTGATCGAAGTGCTGGTGGCTGGTGACGATCAGCGCCACGTCAGGGGCGTGCTCGCGGACCAGCGCCACGAGGTCCTCGGCGTCGTTGGCGGCGTCGATCAACAGTGTCTTGCCGGTGTTGGTGCAGGTCACCAGGTAGGCGTTGTTGTCCATCGGGCCCACCGAGGCTTTGATGATGGACGCTGCGGGCAGGACCCGGCGGGCCGCGGTGCCAGCTTCGACGTGCCCGGTGTAGTCGTCGTCGACCGAGATCTTGGAGGTCATGGCTGCCACGGTACTGGCCGTGAGCTGCGTGTCGGTACCGCCGCCTAGCATGGACGAGTGGCTGACCGGCTGATCGTCAAGGGCGCGCGTGAACACAACCTGCGCAGTGTGGACCTGGATCTGCCGCGCGACGCGCTGATCGTGTTCACCGGACTCTCCGGCTCGGGCAAGTCGTCGCTGGCCTTCGACACCATCTTCGCCGAGGGGCAGCGCCGCTACGTCGAATCCCTGTCGGCCTATGCCCGCCAATTCCTCGGCCAGATGGACAAGCCCGACGTCGACTTCATCGAGGGCCTGTCGCCGGCGGTCTCCATCGACCAGAAATCCACCAACCGCAACCCGCGCTCGACGGTCGGCACCATCACCGAGGTCTACGACTACCTGCGACTGCTCTACGCCCGCGCCGGCACCCCGCACTGCCCGGTCTGCGGTGAGCGGATCGCCCGCCAGACCCCGCAGCAGATCGTCGACCAGGTACTGGCCATGGATGAGGGGCTGCGGTTCCAGGTGCTGGCGCCGGTGGTGCGCACCCGAAAGGGCGAGTTCGTCGACCTGTTCGAGAAGCTCAACACCCAGGGCTACAGCCGGGTGCGGGTCGACGGCGTGGTGCATTCCCTCACCGACCCGCCCAAGCTCAAGAAACAGGAGAAGCACGACGTCGACGTCGTGGTGGACCGGCTCGCCGTCAAGGAATCGGCCAAGCAGCGGCTCACCGACTCGATCGAGACCGCCCTGGGCCTGGCCGACGGCATCGTGGTGCTGGAGTTCGTCGACCGCGACGACGAGCACCCGCAGCGCGAGCAGCGGTTCTCCGAGAAGCTGGCCTGCCCCAACGCCCACCCGCTGGCCGTCGACGACCTGGAGCCGCGGTCGTTCTCGTTCAACTCGCCCTACGGCGCCTGCCCGGAATGCGCCGGCCTCGGTATCCGCAAAGAGGTCGACGCCGACCTGGTGGTTCCCGACCCCGAACGCACCCTGGCCGAGGGCGCGGTGGTGCCGTGGTCGATGGGGCCCACCAGCGAATACTTCACCCGGATGATGGCCAGTCTCGGTGAGGCGATGGGCTTCGACGTCGACACCCCCTGGCGCAAGCTGCCCGCCAAGGCCCGCAAGGCCATCCTGGAGGGCTCCGACGAACAGGTGCACGTCCGCTACCGCAACCGGTACGGCCGGACCCGCTCCTACTACACCGATTTCGAAGGTGTGATGGCGTTCCTGCAACGCAAGATGGAGCAGACCGAATCCGAGCAGATGAAGGAACGCTACGCCGGGTTCATGCGCGACGTACCGTGCCCGGAATGCGCCGGCACCCGGCTCAAGCCGGAGATCCTGGCGGTCACCATGGCCGCCGGCGACTACGGCAGCAAATCCATTGCGCAGGTGTGTGACCTGTCCATCGCGGACTGCGCGGACTTCCTCAACGCGCTGACCCTGGGTGCGCGAGAGCAGGCGATCGCCGGGCAGGTGCTCAAGGAGATCCAGTCCCGGCTGAGCTTTTTGCTCGACGTCGGACTGGAATACCTGACCCTGTCGCGGGCCGCCGGAACGCTCTCCGGCGGTGAGGCACAACGCATTCGGCTGGCCACCCAGATCGGCTCCGGGCTGGTCGGGGTGCTCTACGTGCTCGACGAGCCGTCGATCGGCCTGCATCAGCGCGACAACCGGCGGCTGATCGAGACCCTGGTCCGGCTGCGCGATCTGGGCAACACGTTGATCGTCGTCGAACACGACCTGGACACCATCGCCCACGCGGACTGGATCGTCGACATCGGGCCGGCGGCCGGCGAGCACGGCGGCAAGATCGTGCACAGCGGCCCGTATTCCGAGCTGTTGACCAACGCCGATTCCATCACCGGGGCGTACCTGTCCGGTGCGAAAACCATTGCAGTGCCCGAAAACCGGCGCAAGGCCGACCCCAAACGCCAACTCGGGGTGGTCGGCGCCCGCGAACACAACCTGTCCGGGGTGGACGTGGCGTTCCCGCTCGGGGTGCTCACCGCGGTCACCGGGGTCTCCGGGTCCGGCAAATCCACCCTGGTCAACGACATCCTGGCCACCGTGCTGGCCAACAAGCTCAACGGCGCCCGGCTGGTCCCGGGCCGGCACACCCGCATCACCGGCCTGGATCACCTGGACAAACTGGTGCGCGTCGACCAGTCACCGATCGGGCGCACCCCGCGCTCCAACCCGGCCACCTACACCGGGGTGTTCGACAAAATCCGCACCCTGTTCGCCGCCACCACCGAAGCCAAGGTCCGCGGGTACCAGCCCGGCCGGTTCTCCTTCAACGTCAAGGGCGGCCGCTGCGAGGCGTGCACCGGCGACGGCACCATCAAGATCGAGATGAACTTCCTGCCGGATGTCTATGTGCCCTGCGAGGTCTGCCACGGTGCCCGCTACAACCGGGAGACCCTGGAGGTGCACTACAAGGGCAAGACCATCGCCGAGGTGCTGGACATGTCCATCGAGGAGGCGGCGGAGTTCTTCGAGCCCATCTCCTCGATCCACCGTTACCTGCGCACCCTGGTCGAGGTCGGACTGGGCTATGTGCGGCTGGGGCAGCCGGCGCCGACGCTGTCCGGGGGAGAGGCGCAGCGCGTCAAACTGGCCTCCGAGCTGCAGAAGCGTTCCACCGGGCGCACCGTCTACATCCTCGATGAACCCACCACCGGTCTGCACTTCGAGGACATCGCCAAGCTGCTGGTGGTCATCAACGGGCTGGTGGACAAGGGCAACACCGTGATCGTCATCGAGCACAACCTGGACGTCATCAAGACCGCGGACTGGATCATCGACATGGGTCCGGAGGGCGGTTCCGGCGGCGGCACGGTGGTGGCCACCGGAACGCCCGAGGACGTGCTGGCGGTGCCGGAGAGCTACACCGGCAAGTTCCTCGCCGAGATCCTGGGGGCGGCGGCGAAACCGGCCAAGGCGACCAAGACGGCGAAGGGTCGGCGGAAGACCAGCGCGTAGCGGTTGTCTCCCCGGATGATTCGCGGGTGTCGGGCCGTGTCGACTTACGGAAGCATCTGGTAGAAGCCGTCCCATTCACCGCCACAGGCACCCGGACGAGCACGCGTCCAGACGTCGTTGGACATGCGGCAACTCTGGTCGACTTTGCCCGAATCCGGTGAGCCCACCAAGAGCATGGTGGCTTGAGTCCATCGACTGCCATCGGCGTAGGGGATGCCGGCACACAGACGTCCGGTGTGTATCGGCACATCGCCGCCCGGGCAGTAGTTGTCGCGTAGCGACGGGTGGTGCGGGTCCGGGTCGGCGTGCGCCGGAACAGTCACCGCCAGCGAAACACTCAGCAGACCAAAACCTACGGCGATTGCCTTGAACAACGTTGTCCTTCTCTCGTCCGAGCCTGGGATACGGGGCCGGATCAGTCGGCCTGGCTGTCGTCGGGCAGCAAGCGAAATGCTGGAGCACCGGGTAGCGGGACTATAGCCCGGGAGCCGCGACGGCGAGAGTAAGCACTGCGTCCGTTTCGTACTGTTCGGCCAGTACTGCCGAGACGGCACCGGCCGGGCCGAGACGCAAGTCCTCGCAACGATTTTGGACGATTCGCGCCGCTGGCAATGGTGCGGCCGTGCTGGGATCCGTCGCGTTGACGTTGGCCATCGGACGGAGCGGTCCGGGGTGATGGTCATCTGGAGCTATCGGTCACTGCTTCGGTGACCACCTGGTGGACCTCATCGGCGGAGACGGGGTGCCCAAAGTCCAGCGTGGGGATGTCCCATTCAGCGGGCCAGTGAGAAGCCGTCGGCGTCATATCGTCACGGTAT from Mycolicibacter sp. MU0083 includes:
- the uvrA gene encoding excinuclease ABC subunit UvrA, giving the protein MADRLIVKGAREHNLRSVDLDLPRDALIVFTGLSGSGKSSLAFDTIFAEGQRRYVESLSAYARQFLGQMDKPDVDFIEGLSPAVSIDQKSTNRNPRSTVGTITEVYDYLRLLYARAGTPHCPVCGERIARQTPQQIVDQVLAMDEGLRFQVLAPVVRTRKGEFVDLFEKLNTQGYSRVRVDGVVHSLTDPPKLKKQEKHDVDVVVDRLAVKESAKQRLTDSIETALGLADGIVVLEFVDRDDEHPQREQRFSEKLACPNAHPLAVDDLEPRSFSFNSPYGACPECAGLGIRKEVDADLVVPDPERTLAEGAVVPWSMGPTSEYFTRMMASLGEAMGFDVDTPWRKLPAKARKAILEGSDEQVHVRYRNRYGRTRSYYTDFEGVMAFLQRKMEQTESEQMKERYAGFMRDVPCPECAGTRLKPEILAVTMAAGDYGSKSIAQVCDLSIADCADFLNALTLGAREQAIAGQVLKEIQSRLSFLLDVGLEYLTLSRAAGTLSGGEAQRIRLATQIGSGLVGVLYVLDEPSIGLHQRDNRRLIETLVRLRDLGNTLIVVEHDLDTIAHADWIVDIGPAAGEHGGKIVHSGPYSELLTNADSITGAYLSGAKTIAVPENRRKADPKRQLGVVGAREHNLSGVDVAFPLGVLTAVTGVSGSGKSTLVNDILATVLANKLNGARLVPGRHTRITGLDHLDKLVRVDQSPIGRTPRSNPATYTGVFDKIRTLFAATTEAKVRGYQPGRFSFNVKGGRCEACTGDGTIKIEMNFLPDVYVPCEVCHGARYNRETLEVHYKGKTIAEVLDMSIEEAAEFFEPISSIHRYLRTLVEVGLGYVRLGQPAPTLSGGEAQRVKLASELQKRSTGRTVYILDEPTTGLHFEDIAKLLVVINGLVDKGNTVIVIEHNLDVIKTADWIIDMGPEGGSGGGTVVATGTPEDVLAVPESYTGKFLAEILGAAAKPAKATKTAKGRRKTSA
- a CDS encoding MBL fold metallo-hydrolase, translating into MTSKISVDDDYTGHVEAGTAARRVLPAASIIKASVGPMDNNAYLVTCTNTGKTLLIDAANDAEDLVALVREHAPDVALIVTSHQHFDHWQALTAVVEATGAPTAAHALDAEPLPVTPDRILADGDTVTVGDLSFDVIHLQGHTEGSVALALDGAATGGVTQLFTGDCLFPGGVGKTWQEGDFERLLGDVSRKLFDRFGDDTVVYPGHGDDTTLGAERPHLAEWRERGW